One Rhinolophus ferrumequinum isolate MPI-CBG mRhiFer1 chromosome X, mRhiFer1_v1.p, whole genome shotgun sequence genomic window, GActgaatatttgttttctcatatttacaaaagaaacatACCTCCATGTGACAGCTTTATGCTTGTCTTTTCGGTCTCTGGCTCTTGGATTTGTCCAATATATTACACTTATGTGGCTAGTTCTAAGTTTTCCATTACCTTATTACAAAGAGAGCTAATCATTGATCAGTATCACTTGCATTTGGGGCTTTTTCGAAAGCATCACGCAAAATGTTATATATAGCCTTGTTTTCCAATGATAATACTTTATGCTATTAATACTTTATGCTATGACATTAGAATACTAGTCATACAAACTTAACAAAGTGTATCCTTAACTTCTGAAGGGCAGTGCCACATAGTTCTCCATGAAATCCGTAGCTATAAATATTGAGCTttagtttatttacttttcttgtagGAACATTTCACACCTGAGTGCAAATTCAAAGAATCCGTGTTTGAAAATTATTACGTGACATATTCATCGATGATGTACCGTCAGCAGCAGTCAGGCCGAGGGTGGTATCTGGGTCTGAATAAAGAAGGAGAGATCATGAAAGGAAACCATGTGAAGAAGAACAAGCCTGCAGCCCACTTTCTGCCCAAACCACTGAAAGGTAAGCTTGATATTATAGGAGCTGtggattaaataaatatgtatttaaatcaaTCCTTTATCACACTTTGGGAAATGGAACATAATTTTTCTACATTAAGgcatttatacaaaaatttagTAACATTTTACAACACTTAAAAACATTCATGCATTGACAACAGCATCTGATCTCCTGATTTTAATTCCCCCCCTAGTATATCTACATATAGTAGCACCTTACTTATATGGAAGTAGCTCAATGGCTAAGGATAGCCAAGGACTCCAAATTATGCCAAAATGGTCCCTGGGCAGAAACACAGATGCTTGATGCTTAAATGTGTGCACACTTTGTACTAATCAGAAAGCTCCTTGGGCCCTCTCTTAAGGGCTCAACAGCATTGCTCCAACAATTTTCATTCatagttttgttttccagtcGTTAGTGGCAGATTAGTAGCAAATTAGAAAGGGCGAAGGGTAGGGATGGGATGTTGGTAGTGAGACATGGTGGAGAAGGGATAGAAAATATAGGCAAAGAAGAGCGAGACCTACAAGAGGTTACTGGCCCTGGGGTTAGACTAGAGGTTTCGAGTAGGGCAGACTGCCCAGTCAAATCAGCAGAGCACTGCTTCATAGCACATTTTCTGGAACCAGACtacttggattcaaatcccagcttcaccCTTTACTAACCGGATGGTCTTGGGCAGATTATTGACCTGTGTGTGCCTCAAGCTCCTTGTGTGTAAAATATGGATGAGAGTAGGTACGTCAGGGGATTCTTATGTGGATTAAACGAGATAATgaatgcaaagcacttagaatagtatCTAGCATGTTATAAGTGCTTCGTAAGCATAAGCTAATGCTGTTATTTACAGCATGAcaataatatttaccatttattgCATTAAGAACTGTGCTAATATTTAGACTCTTGGAGAGTTTCATTTTAAAGCATGATagaaatcagtgttttaaaatgttttaaattttaatgtttggcTTGCACAGCATGCTCTAGATCATATTTAAACCTCTAAGAgctttattaaatgcatttttcattaatCCTCTCATACACATAACCATAAGTGATGGAAATTAGGTATTAGAATTCTTTACACACTACTTCATGAAGACTACGTTTTGCTTAATCTGATCCAGTTCACTCCCTACCGAGGCTTTGAAAGCAATATTTATCATGTGTGGCCTCAAGCATGGAAGCCTAGTAACCAGAAGAAAAGTTGAGAGCCAGTGTGGTGTGCCCACTTGAAAGCCTTTGACACCATCTTTCTGTGCTTTTCAGTGGCCATGTACAAGGAGCCATCGCTGCACGATCTCACGGAGTTCTCCCGATCTGGAAGCGGGACCCCAACCAAGAGCAGAAGTGTCTCCGGCGTGCTGAACGGAGGCAAATCCATGAGCCACAACGAATCAACGTAGCCAGTGAGGGCAAAACAAGGGCTCTGTAACAGAACCTTACCTCCAGGTGCTGTTGAATTCTTCTAGCAGTCCTTCATCCCAAAGTTCAAATTTGTCAGTAACGTTTACCAAACAAACAGGCAGGGTTCACTCTTCTCTCTGCCATCAAACCTTAGATCCATACTTAAAGCCCCATAATTTCGACTGAGCTTGTGCAAAAGAATGCCAAGCATTATCAGTGAACTAAATCCGGGAGAAGGACTGCCCAATTTTctcatgatctcacttatacttTGGGGATGACAAAACCAAAATAGTTTCACAGCACTAATGCTGATAAAAATTTGCCCTCCAACCAAGGAAATTGAAAAGACCACAATTGCtcttcaaaatcaaaacaaaattaaccGCTTAAATGTTTTGTAGGGGCAAACAAAATTATGTGAACTGTGTTGTTTTCTTGGCTTAATGTTTTCTATCTACGCTTGACTCAAATGTATTCTTTACTTTGGTATAGTGCAACTTTACGATCTCTgaaattcagtggttttattGACTCCCTGTCACTTAATCAAAATCAACCAAATTCAGGGTTGAATCTGAATTGGCATCTCAGGCTCAAGGTAACAGTGTTCTTGTGATTTTAccattgtttttgttgtattttttttttagatttgtaGTGTTCCGGTCAAGTTCTTGTGCTGTACTTTGTGCGTAGAAATTGAGTTGTATTGTCAACCCCAGTCAGTAAAGatgacttaaaaaagaaaaaaagattattctcAAGTATAGATTTCTCTTAATTCCATTTGTGTTATCATGTTAAACTATTGTTGTGGCTTCTTGTGTAAAGACAGGAACTGTAGAACTGTGATAATGTCTTTTGTGttgttaaaataagaaatgtctTATCTGTATATGTATGAGTCCTCTTGTCATTGTATTTGGCACGTGAATATTGTGTACAAGGAAATATCAAGACTGGTTACCCCTAAACAACATATACTTATACTTGCTTCTGGAAAAGTGTTTAAGACTTAGCTAGGTTTCCATTTAGATCTTCATATCTGTTGCATGGAAGAAAGTTGGAATCTTGGCATAGAGTTGCATGATATGTAAGATTTTGTGcattaataattgttaaaatcTGTGTTCCAAAAGTGGGCATAGCATGTACAGGCAGCTTTCTGCCCTGTgcacaaaaaagtttaaaaaaagttgtttaaTATTTGTTGTTGTATACCCAAATACGCACCGAATAAACTCTTTATATTCATTCAAAGAAAAATccttcaacatgtatttattgagtgtccatTACTTGCCATGAACCATTGTAGAAACTGGAGTTAAACACTGAATTATGTATATAACGTGTGTTTATTGTACTAGTTATGGCACTTGGACAAAGCATTCTTGTTCCCATTCAGTGATGGAACTGTACAAAGGAGACCTATGTTCTGGTATTCTCTCTGCCATTTACACTGTCACTTCCCCCCTCTGTTGCTCATTTTCTAGGTAGAGGGAAGACACAGGACTAAACATCTAAGGTTCTTTCCACCTCTGAGAGctgaaggaaaatagaaagattTGTAATGTCATTGAACTTTCACCAGCTTGCCAAAGCTGCCATTGCCTGTTAGTGCATGCTTCAAGAATAGTCAAGATAGGAAGGTAAGAGTGGAGGAACAGGTAAAACATAGTTGACTGGTTCTTTTAAGGGCATCCATCAAATAAAGTTACCAGGAATCTGATCAACATGCTTTTGCATGGAGGGGGAGGCTGCCTGTTCCTAAGATGTCTGGACCACATTCAAGCAGGAGcttccagcccagcccagcccaaccCAGTTCAGTCACCTAGTGCACTCTTAACCCTTTTGCCACAACGATCATATCCGAATGAATACTTCCACCCACTGACTGcaaatggaaacttccagaaaggaaatttaagaaagcagatgtacatttttctacatttttgtttttcaggaatgaataacaataggaaatttttgtacatgaaaataatgtcatttatatacaaagcagctcaaatggttattattaaatgtataaaattgtcaaaatatcaactttttggtttttgtgaatttttcacacattttgaaaaaaacaaaacaaaacttgaaatcaattaaagcAGCGAAAGAGTTAAGCCCTCATCCTGCCTGAGCTCTAAAGTCTACCTGCATGAAGTAAGGCTGCCTGCCTAGCTTGGACTGAGGAGCATTTGTACCTTGCACCAGGAGTAGACTtgctcaacccccaccccctatTAAGTCTTACTAATTTTCCATcagtagagaaaagaaatacattgtCTCTCTCTTGCTCCAAGGACCTTAAGGTTTTGGCTTGTTGACTATTTTGGTTGCTGCTTTTGCTTTGTTATTATTCAGGAAGAACAGAGGTCTGCTGGTAATAAACAAATCAGTACGGTACATTGGTGTCTCAGGGAAGCCTGGCATAAATAAGTGGTCAAAATACCTGGGAAGAATGTTTTACTGCCGGCATTCTCTTTGAGCTGCCTCAAGTTGTTTACAACAGAAGGTGGTGTTAAATCAATCAATAATTAAAAGGTCCTCAAACAAACCTCCTTAACAAGGGATGATACTTGCACTCATCTtcattacacacatacacacacacacttcagtaATATTTATTATGGCAGAATATATTAGCCCTGCCCCATGATGAAagaataattttggaaaacactgcAAACACTATTGGCTCTCAGACCTTTTGTACACATCAGAAACACCTAGAGGGCTTGAAAGACCCAGATTGCTGGAccccacctccagagtttctggTTGAGCAGATCCAGGGTGGGCTTGAGACTggatttctaacaagttcccaggtgatactgaggctgctggtcctggggaaccacactttgagaactactgggaTTCAAAAATGCGTATTAGTCACTGAGTTCTAAAAAGCCCAGTGTTAAGGAAGCCTTAGCTTTGAGAAATGCTGCGATAAACATTGGCCACGAAGCCATAGTTTCACAGAGCACATAGAAACAGTGCAGTAGAGGGATGGTCCCTCCAGCCGTTGGTGGGCACCTGAATCACCTGTGGTAGTTAGTCTGCTTCCATGGTTTTCGGCTAAGCTTGGGAATTTGCCGAATCTGATGCCCACCAtagcttgagaaccactgccctaggtTATAGCACTTGATCTCATGTTGTCACCACTATCTGTGAGTGTATATCTAGTTCTTGCATTTGTACTGAGCCTGGGGataatggggggtggggtggtgaacAACCACTTTCTTCAAGCTACTTggaattatttaaaagcaaaacaaatgccAGTTTTTTCCTCTAAGAGTTGTGTTTGTACCTGGAGAGAAACGTACTCGTTGCCACGGATTCCTTAAAGGATTGAGAGAAGTGATCTGTAGCCCTTCTCACCTCCCTCAGCAGTGCATTGCCCCAGTCCTAAGCCGATCAAGTTCACTGAAGAATGTTTTAAAGACCCCATCTACATAGTCCCAAATTTTCCAAGCATCCATCGTCCAAGTGAACACTTGGGGGAAAATGAATATCTAATGGCTATCTCTCCATCTGTGCCAGCCGATTATAGTCATTCTGCGGATAAGTGGGGACAGAATCAGaactgataaatattttatgtgtacGTCATCCAAATATGCCTTAGAGGCCTCCTTTAGTCAGTGTGTCCTCCATGGGTTAAATTGAAATGTGCTCTCACTAGCACATCCATATTTCCACCAAGAGTCTTTTCAAGGCAATCTAGGCTTTTCCTATCATGCACCCCCAAATTCTTCCAACCTCTACTCAAAGCCATTTCCACATTATAGGTATTGGTTACAGCAGCACCCACTTGCCAGTATCAAAATTTGTACAGGGATATGGCAGTGGCATAGTGGATGACCATTTCCAATCACAAAAACAAGTGGTATCCCAAGTTATTAACCGTATTTACAATGACAACTTTTCATACTTTTCCTTGCTCAGTATGCAAAGATGTCCCATGGTTTGGCGTGATGCTATCCTGGGATGAAAACACTGTGCCAGCTTACTCTGTCACCTCAGGGTGCCTTTTCCCCATAAGGACTGAGACAGTAATAGTACACCCAAAAGGATATGTCTGGAATTCTGGGCTGCTTTTTAgctctaaatgaaaaaaagagagagaaaaaaatccttagAGAAACAGCATTTGGGTGTTACTCTTTCAAGGACCATCACTCcccagacctttttttttttttaaagtttattggggtgacaatagttagtaaagaagttacatagatttcaaattttcaagtgtacaattctgtaatacatcatctatatatcacgttgtgtgttcaccacccagagtcagttctcctttcatcaccatatatttgatcccctttaccctcatctaccacctcccaccccccttaccctctggtaaccactaaactattgtctatgtctatgagtttttgtttctttgtttgagttgttcctttgttgctttcagttttatatcccacatatcattgaaatcatatgcttctcgactttttctgtctgccttattttgcttagcataataacaaccaaagtgtccttcaatagatgattggataaacaaaatgtgttatatatacacaatggaaatactattctgccataagatgaaatagtgccgtctgcgacaacatggatggatcttgagattattacccCAGACATTTTTGATCTCAAAACATGCTGCTTTTTAGAGGTTAGTTTGAATTCGTTGCACAGAGAATAATAGTCTATGCCAAATCAGGCAGCCTCTTGCTAATATCCCATGAGCACAAGTGTCGTATTCATTTCATCACATTCactctaacaacaacaacaaaaagtacaTGGTATCACTTCGAGAATGTTCCAATTTCTATGTGGGCATTCTTGAAGAGGTTTGTAACAGCTGCAATTTTGTCATCTTGCAGGATATCTGTCCAGAACACAGAACATAGAAGGATTTCAGAATCAGAATTCTAAACCAGTTAGCAAAATAATCAATccaatttctccatttctattaatttttgttttaaacactgTCTCTCATACAGTCACtttacacgtgcacacacacatagatgTGCCTCCTAAAGACTTCTCCAGGAGGATGAACATGTCTGTTCAGTAGGGAGACTGGGACAAGCCAAATGAAAAAGCCAGGGCTCTCTAGCTTCTGAAGCTGTCCTGCCAGCTGTGACACTTGTGTACACTAAGGAGTATTGCCAGGTTTGTCCCCCATGTTAGCATGTCTGCACATTTTGGACTCTAAATAATTGTGCGCACTCCAAATAATTTGTTTCCAATTCTGTAGAGTTTACAATTAGAGAGAAATGTACATGGGTGGTGATTGAGTAAAAGCTCAACTCCTTTGAGTCAACTGCTCTGCTTGTTGGCTCTGTGGATATTTATTACCTTATAAGCTGCCAATGCTGCACAACATGGAACTGAGGCCTGGATAAAGCATTCACGCAAGGACAAATAGGTTGAGACTGAGTCAATCTTGCAGAAAAAGAGATACTCCGGGGTTTAACAACAGGGACATATTCTTTCCTCCCTGGGATTAACAAAGTGGAACTCCAATGGAAGTAAATACTCAGTATTACATTCTTCACATATGTAAACCTCTCCATCACTAATACCCTTGTTGTACAAACTGGGTAATGAGAACCCAagtgtttctttctttgaaaattgaaaaccaaaatgAATTAGTTCTAAAAGGATGGCTATActacagtttttccctttaatGTAAAACAGCTTGAAAAATGTTGGTGTTTCATGGGTCTTAAGGACATTTCAAAATACATCATTACATTCACCAACAGGTTGAAtgtcaaatacacacaaaacaaagctctgtgtgtgtgtgtgtgtgtgtgtgtgtgtgtgtgtgtttccataaAGATGTCTTTAAATTTCCTTGGAGCTCCACGAATTAAGTATGATATTATATCATGTGACTAAACTGCTAGAAACCAAATATACAAGCCTACTTTCTAGAGCTCTCAGTCTAGAGTAGTAGACAGACATGCAACTATCAAATTTAGTCAAATTATGATAAATGTTATAATTCAATCAAGGtgccaggaggaaaaaaatgattaggGAAGTTTGGAAAGTTTCAAAGAGGAGTTAATTTCTTAGTTGAGTCTTAAAAGATGAGTAAGAATTCAACAGCTAGAAAGGTGCGTAGACATCTCTAAGCCAGAAAACATTATGAACAAAGGCACAGAGTCATGAAAAAGCACTGAGTGTCCAGAAAACATTAATTAGCTGGACAATAAGAGGCAGAGCTCCTGTAACGTAAGAGATGCTTGGGACAGGAATCATCTCCCCACCAATGCTTCATTCCGTTATGTCTCATTGCCTGAAAGAGACTGTAAGCCACCTAAGTCTGGATATTGGAATGTCTCTAAAACCGAGTGGTTCCATATGATTTGTAGAAACCCATTGAGAAAATTAGTCTCTTCAGGAGACGAAAACCAAAGGAAATGGTCTATGAGCAAAGTATGATTCATAGCCTTGCTTATTAGACTGGAGTAGATTGGCCTTACTGagtcttccttctcttctacTGAACAATCTGTTCTTCGCCTGCTCTAAAAAGAATTTGTCAAGCAGACAAATTCTGGTTGTCCTGGTTGTTGGACCAGTACAAtcatatagaaaaagaaaaaaaagcagcaagATGATGAAAGGAAAACTTTCTTCAAACAAATTCTTTCCAtccaaaatgtacattttaatgatttttttaaataaagtttatttggaaTGTTCTGGTGtccaaaattatttaaagtagctctctctctccctccttccctccatgtTTCTGTCACTCTCCGTCTCTGTCTCcgtctctctcactcacacacgcacacacacactatatttgTGTACTTCTTTGGAAGGGGGagctaaaatttttatataatgtaatatacaaACCTCTTAAGTGTATCAAGTAATTTGAAATGCACACACCATGGAACCCAAACTTCTATCAAGatgtagaatatttccatcactacAAAAAGTCAAAAAGTTCTCTTATGCCCCTTCCCAGTCAAtccacaggtttttttttccatcgTGTattacttgtttccattttaacattttaaacttattACAAATATTATCATACTCTGTGTGCTTTTTGTGTAAAGCTTCTTTCACACaggaaaatgtttttgagatCCACCCATGTTTTCACACattccattcttctttattgctgagtagtattgcaTGATATGAATATGTCacagtttgtttacccattttCTAGTTGACAAGACCTGGGCTGTTCCCAAATTTAAGCCTTGGTGAACAGTTGCTCTAAACAGTCTTATGCAAAGTTTTTGTGTAAATATACTCTCATTTCTCTTAGATATATAACTGGGAGTGGATTTTCTGTGTCCTAGATCAGGTGTATGGTTCATTTTATAACAGACTATTACAACTTTTCCCAAAGTGGGGATACTGTTTTCACACttctaccagcagtgtataaaaGTTTCAATTGCTCCAAATCCTTGCCAACGTTTGATGTATCccgtcttttttattttagccctCCTGGTATGTTTGCAATGCTATCACATTTGGTTTTGATcggcatttccctgatgattaatgacgtcaagcacattttcatgtgcttactagCCATTCATGTATGTTCCTTTGTGAAGTGTCTGCTCTCCTGATTTGCCCACTTATATTGTATTGtcttttgattattgattttagaaattctttttttttttttttttttttttttttttttttttaatttattggggtgacaattgttagtagaattacatagatttcagttgtgcaattctgaatcacatcatccataaatcacactgtgtgttcaccacccagagtcagctccccttccatcaccgtacatttgatccccctcaccctcatcccccaccccccaacccccttacgctctggtaaccaccaaattacgttccccagattaattttcaaaccccgtggccatcctgtggtcaccgactgccctccaatcccctcaccctcccccccaccccccactccccccgcccatctagcaaccctcagtttttcctcattgtctcccaaacagtttctgattagttcattcacttattcttttctttagaatccgcaaat contains:
- the FGF13 gene encoding fibroblast growth factor 13 isoform X4, translated to MALLRKSYSEPQLKGIVTKLYSRQGYHLQLQADGTIDGTKDEDSTYTLFNLIPVGLRVVAIQGVQTKLYLAMNSEGYLYTSEHFTPECKFKESVFENYYVTYSSMMYRQQQSGRGWYLGLNKEGEIMKGNHVKKNKPAAHFLPKPLKVAMYKEPSLHDLTEFSRSGSGTPTKSRSVSGVLNGGKSMSHNEST
- the FGF13 gene encoding fibroblast growth factor 13 isoform X3 — protein: MSGKVTKPKEEKDASKEPQLKGIVTKLYSRQGYHLQLQADGTIDGTKDEDSTYTLFNLIPVGLRVVAIQGVQTKLYLAMNSEGYLYTSEHFTPECKFKESVFENYYVTYSSMMYRQQQSGRGWYLGLNKEGEIMKGNHVKKNKPAAHFLPKPLKVAMYKEPSLHDLTEFSRSGSGTPTKSRSVSGVLNGGKSMSHNEST